TGAGCCCGGAAATCTTAAAAGAGATTTCCAAATTGCCTAATATTATTTCGGTGAAGCAGTTGTCTTTGTAATTCTTTTCCCCCTCTTAAGCTAAGAGGGGGTGAGGGGGCGTTATGGTAATTTCGTTCAAGTGGCCATAACCCCTCCCGACCTCCCCTTAGCTTAAGGGGAGGAGGAGATCACCATGCCAGGTCTAGTCATTCTCGGCGCCCAGTGGGGCGATGAAGGTAAAGGTAAAATTGTGGATCTCCTCACCGAGCAGTCAGACGGCGTGGTGCGCTTTCAAGGGGGGAATAATGCTGGCCATACCCTCGTGGTGAAAGGGGAGAAGACGATTCTTCATCTTCTCCCTTCTGGTATTTTACATCCTAAAAAGTTTTGTCTGATTGGCAACGGTGTGGTTTTAGACCCTGCGGTTTTTGTCGATGAAATTCAAAAAATTAAGGCCCGCGGCTATCTTAAAAACGATAAACAGCTCAAGATTTCAGATCGTCTTCATATTATCTTGCCTTATCACAAACTGATCGATCAGCTGCGAGAACAGGCCAAAGGCGATAATAAAATTGGAACCACTGGTCGTGGGATTGGCCCGTGTTACGAAGATAAAGTTGCCCGGCGTGGAATTCGTTTGGCCGATTATATTTCTCCCGACTTGTTTCGAAGACGTTTGGAAGAAATCCTCCCAGAAAAAAATCTCTACATTGAGCGCGTTTTAGGAGGGAGAGGCTTTGATTTGGAAGAATTGTATCAAGAGTCTTTGGCCCATGCTCGCATCCTTAAAAATTATGTAGAAGATGGTTCCCTGTTTCTGGATTCTCAAATTAAGAAAAAGAAGAATATCCTCTTTGAAGGAGCCCAAGGCACTTCACTGGATGTCGATTACGGAACTTATCCCTTTGTGACCAGTTCCAATACCTCTGCCGCGGCTGCTTCTACAGGCTCGGGGCTTGGCCCAAAACACATTCATCAAATTTGGGGCGTCACCAAGGCCTATAGCACTCGCGTGGGTTCGGGTCCTTTTCCTAGTGAGTTGAATGATGAGAAGGGGCAACTGTTGCGGGACAAAGGTGGAGAATATGGTTCCACCACGGGGCGCCCCCGTCGTTGTGGCTGGTTAGATTTGGTAATCTTAGCTCATGCCATACGAGTGAATTCGCTGACCGGGCTTGCCATCACAAAACTGGATGTCCTCGCTGGAGTAGGCAGAATAAAGGTTTGCACGGCTTATAAGTTGAGAGGAAAAATAATCAAAAGTTTGCCTGCTACTGTGGAAGAATTGAATGCCTGTGTACCGGTCTATAAAGAGTTAAAAGGTTGGAATGAGCCGATTTCTGCGCTTAGAAGTTTTTCCAAGTTGCCTTCATCGCTTAAAGATTATCTGAAATTTATTTCGGACCAACTTGAAATCCCTTTTACTCTCATTTCTCTCGGACCAGGACGAGAGGAATCCCTTTTATTGAAAAAACCTTTTTAAGGCCTTAAAAAGGCATTGAATAATATTACAGAGATTTATATAGGGCTAGTTTAATCGAGACATCATAAAGATTCTTATTGTTAATAATTGGGCAAGGCATGGAACTTAATCAAAAAGCTCGAAAAAATTCGCTCATGCTCTGCCATTATTTGAGTCCTTCTCACATTCTTCTCCTCCCAGGCAAAGTGAGTAAAGAAACGGTCATTGATGGACTTTTAGAAAGACTTTGTGAACTTTCTCATTTGAAGGATGTTGAGTCTGTAAAAAAAGCTGTTTGGGATAGAGAAAAAGAGGGGAGAACTGTTTTAGAAAATGGTTTGGCCATCCCCCATGCTCGAGTTCCTAACCTGGATGAGTTGAAATCCTGTTTGGCTATTATCCCAGAATCCTACCTGGATCCCGTCGAAAATGTCCGGGTCAATGAAGTTTTTTTATTTTTATCCCCCCAAGATCATTTCGAGGCCCATCTGCAAATGTTGGCCAAAATTTCCAGAGTCTTCCAAGATCCTATTTTTATTGACAATTTACTCAAGGTTGCTACGCCCGAAGATGCTTTTACGCTGATTCAGCGACAAGAGAGAGTTTAAAAGAAAAAAAAGATGTTTTTTTAGCAACTTTCAAGAGAACCTGCCGATGACATAAGTGAAACAGGGGGTATTTTCATTATGCTGCCAATTTTATTAAGAACGTTAGCAGTTGTAGGTGTGGGTGCCCTTGCTTGGGGTTGTGAGGAGTTATTTAGAAGCAATTCTGACAATAACAGTCGAGATGTTTTTACACCCCCTCGTCCAAGAGTCCCCATTTCAGACTGCAACCAAATTGCTAGAAGTTTGAGACTATTTAGAGCGATAGATCCAGGTAGAGAACTAAGTCTTTTTAGAGAGCAACGTATCCTTGATAAAGTGAATCGTCATCAAGCAGAAATAAATGCTGGGAATTTTAGGCCTATTTCTTCAGATCAGGATTTAAGAAGTTCGCTCCTGTTATTGTCTGGCTTTGCTTTTTATGTGGGGAGCAATGGCTTAGTGGATAGGCTAAGTGAGGTTGAAAATTTAAGAGAGGTGGCTGATCTGTTAGACTATGCCGTCAACAACCAACATGCCACTAGTGTTAATTTTAGAAGTTTTTTGCTTTATGACTATGGCGACAATGCCTCACATCCAAATGTTGTAACATCCGCTAACGTTGAGGCCTTCGCAGAATTTTCTCGATGTCGTAGAGCAGACCCCAATGGAGAACTGAATTTCAAGTATTCTGGGTGGGCTCAATAAATTGATGAG
The nucleotide sequence above comes from Deltaproteobacteria bacterium. Encoded proteins:
- a CDS encoding adenylosuccinate synthase; this encodes MPGLVILGAQWGDEGKGKIVDLLTEQSDGVVRFQGGNNAGHTLVVKGEKTILHLLPSGILHPKKFCLIGNGVVLDPAVFVDEIQKIKARGYLKNDKQLKISDRLHIILPYHKLIDQLREQAKGDNKIGTTGRGIGPCYEDKVARRGIRLADYISPDLFRRRLEEILPEKNLYIERVLGGRGFDLEELYQESLAHARILKNYVEDGSLFLDSQIKKKKNILFEGAQGTSLDVDYGTYPFVTSSNTSAAAASTGSGLGPKHIHQIWGVTKAYSTRVGSGPFPSELNDEKGQLLRDKGGEYGSTTGRPRRCGWLDLVILAHAIRVNSLTGLAITKLDVLAGVGRIKVCTAYKLRGKIIKSLPATVEELNACVPVYKELKGWNEPISALRSFSKLPSSLKDYLKFISDQLEIPFTLISLGPGREESLLLKKPF
- a CDS encoding PTS sugar transporter subunit IIA, which produces MELNQKARKNSLMLCHYLSPSHILLLPGKVSKETVIDGLLERLCELSHLKDVESVKKAVWDREKEGRTVLENGLAIPHARVPNLDELKSCLAIIPESYLDPVENVRVNEVFLFLSPQDHFEAHLQMLAKISRVFQDPIFIDNLLKVATPEDAFTLIQRQERV